The Brassica napus cultivar Da-Ae chromosome C7, Da-Ae, whole genome shotgun sequence genomic interval atagatcgaagcttgagatgaagtcgcggcagtgtgtgttcatcggttatggtcatgatgagttcgggtacagattttatgatcccgttgagaggaagctcgtaaggagcagagatgttgtgtttatggaagatcaaacgattaaggacattgacaagtccaaaaagccaactcagatttttgagggtttgatcgatacagaggctactccttctacatcggttcacggtgaggttgaggttgaggttcaggataatacacccagtgcagatgctcccgcacatgaagatggtagtggtgatcatggtgacgatcatggtgagacaccagctgctgagaaccaacccactattgttagaagatccgagagaggtcttaaaccgtcgacaaggtatgatcctagtgagtatgtattacttactgatgggggagagcctgaaagctatgatgaagctttggaggatgaacacaaggataagtggtttggagccatggatgaggagatggattcttttgaggagaaccatacttttgagttggtgaaattgcctaagggcaagaaggctttgcttaataagtgggtgtacagaattaagcatgaggatgaaaatttgccacctcgacacaaggctagattggttgtgaaaggctacagccaaaagaagggaattgattatgatgaaatcttttctcctgttgtgaagatgtcatccattcgggttgtacttggattggcagcgagccttgatctagaggttgagcaaatggacgtgaagactgctttccttcatggtgatttggaggaagagatctacatggaacaaccggaaggctatgtgcaaaagggcaaagaaaatttggtttgccgcttgaagaaaagcctttatggattgaagcaagcaccaaggcagtggtacatgaagttcaagtctgttatgggggagcatggttatgcagagactgattcagaccattgtgtatttgtgaaggtgttcggtgaggatgattttatcatcttgttgctgtatgtcgatgatatgttgattgtgggcaggaacatggacagaattaaggagttgaaagagcagctcagtgagtcctttgccatgaaagatatgggtccagcgaaacagattcttggtatgagaattattcgggatagaggtgagaagctgattcacttatctcaggagaagtacattgaaaaagtacttaagcggtttcacatggacaagtctaaagtgttgagtactcctcttgctccacacttaagactgagcagtcaacaaagtccgaagacatatgcggagaaggaagatatggcgaaggttccatatgcttctgcagtgggtagtttgatgtatgccatggtctgtacaagaccggatttagcctacgccgttggagttgtcagcaggtttctctccaatccgggaagagaacattggaatgctgtgaagtggattttgagatatctcAGAGGGACTTCTGATTTGAAGATTACATTTGGAGGTAAGAAGCTATTGCTTGTCAGTTACACTGATTCTGACATGTCGGGAGATGCTGATTCTAGCAAGTCTACTTCGGGTTACTTGGTAACATTTGCGGGTGGAGCTGTGGCATGGCAGTCAAGGCTGCAAAAGTGTGTTGCACTATCTACCACTGAGGCAGAGTTCATTGCCGCAACTGAAGCTTGTAAAGAGTTgttgtggatgaagaacttctgtgaAGAGATCGGTTTCAAGCAAGAAAAGTATGTGTTGCTTTGTGATAGTCAAAGCGCTATTTGTCTCGGGAAGAATTCTACATTTCATTCGAAGTCAAAACACATTCAGAGGAGGTATCATTGGATACGTGATGTGGTTGCTTCTAAGGAAGTGGAACTTGAGAAAGTTCATACGGATGATAATGGAGCTGATATGATGACGAAGTCATTACCGAGGGGGAAGCTTGAGGTATGCCGAGAGATAGCCGGAATGGCTGTTTCTTCCATCTAGTCGGAGGGGGAGTTtgttgggtccctcctagatggagagAACCAAGTGGGCATGAGACATAATAATAATTCTCATGACCCTTTGCACTGTAGACtcacaataatagagtttagagagagagacaaaagagagaaagaagagagagaaggagaaaactcgtaaggtgatttcaagactggatttggagggtcaaacggatcctgatcgggctgatattttgtgggaagcttcttcagtcagtgggttagaggttcaccgaagggatttggatttcaacggttggatcttctgttgtctgggttttcttgaagctggtcgccatagttcttcagcagagcagtcttgggtgtttggtaaatccaacggtgagatcttctcttattgagctgaaatttggcagaggtattgtcgacttgtttatcttggatttgtacggttggattagtttctggaagccggaatctttgtgagctgaggtcgtttggttgctgccggttttgaagctttgtgttgctctcttgttgttgttgtttgtgttggagatagctatttgtagctagactctctgttctgttcaggctgatgaacagggaggacgtggttgtactcacaaacatttatatagtggattgttgagtggactacggtcccgtggtttttccttctcacatcgaggaggttttccacgtaaaaattgtgtgtctcatttagttatcgcaactttgatatcttgccatcgtcgaagtattttcctcacaggttcgcacaaggtcaggggaacacgaccataagtatttccgctgcgccgtgtgactttccccaACAGAACGTGCATTCTCTCTAGCTACGGTCATGTTAGGGGCATCCCGCGAAGTGTGACTCCGACAATCAAAGATACGAACAGTTCCTCGTAGGGTCCACCGATTATGTAGATGTCCGAACCAACTGTTTTTATGCGACATAATTCGGGAAAGGAATCGGTAGAAGGGGAAGGTATAGGAACAACCGAAAATCCACACGAGTCCCGTTTAAACTTAATCTTCCCTCTccgtttggttcggtttaatttgattattagGTTTCGTCTCAAGGCTAAACCAccgtttggttcggttttgatTATTAGGTTTCGGCCGAAGGCTAAACCAGCTCGCACTTGAGTGATCGGGCAACTTTAACAAGACATAGCTGCATGTTTCACTGGCTCCTATTTGAGATCGCGTCTTGTAGATTTCCATAGATGATAAGACAGTGTGGAATCTCTTTGAGACGAGAGAGAGCGATGGGTACTTCCATCTCGAGACACGGGCAAGAATGTTTTCTACGATTTCGTCGGGTAGTGATGAAAACACCGACGGTGGCTCACGAAccgtgttcttcttcttctttttggttgGTTCAACTCTGCCGGAGATCATGATCGGCCGAAGTTGCAGTATAGAGGCTGTGGAGAGggaatatgataaaaaaaaaattatagggTTAATAAACACGTTTAGGTCTTTACATAAGTTAACGCATATATAAAAAGACCTTTTGGTATTGTTATTGCCTTATTGGATTTGATGGTTTGGGAGAATTTGTGTTTTTCTTCATAAGTTGTATCCAAAcctagtttattaattattcatacattttttaaaaaaatagtttaattggAAAACAAAgattttatcaataaaaatatatattttaattttaattatttaaaaggcAACTTATAAAATCTCAGTAGATATAAACTTGAGATTGATCCGCACATCCGCGCGGATATTGGTTCTTACATGttatacattgatatttattttcataatattgttatatattttagatcgatcgtaatataactaattgtattcaaaagatatGGACCGAATAGaataaatatgattattttggtacaaatatccgaaCTCGTTTCacatacatttgttatttagattttttttttttttttttttttgaaacacatttgttatttagatttttttaggtttttatacATCAGAACCGAACCAGAAGGACCCAACtcaaaattcatatataaatttataatatttaagcggaacctaatttaaaaaagaaaaactatacaacaaattttataaactaataaaatgacTATTTCTAAGCGATACATATATCAAACATGGACTCACTTAGACTCTCTTCTAAAACTACACTAGAGAGCAAATATGTGCGGTTCAAATTTGGCCGCCGCGGATCCATTGACCTATCAAGTTGAATCGGTTTATCCGCATTCGGCTCGTGGATAAGTTTATTTCACCTCTCCACTTGACcaagaaaaagaacaaaaacaaaaagttggAAGATATGATATCAGTCACATTCATGAAAACATCACCGATCATTATGTTTCATTTGCACGTTTAGTAGCTACATCTAATTTTGCACTTGAAATCAACATGTGAAAACTCATATAACATTGTTCGAATTGAAAAAAGTTTTAGAAACAAGAGGTGATACATATATCAAACATGAACCGGGTATATATGGATCTGACTACTTGTCATATACGCGTGTAATTATTTAACAAGTGGAATGAGGAACCAAGAAGTGATACATATGTCAAACATGGACTCACTTAGACTCTCCTCTAAAACTACACTAGAGAGCAAAACAAAGTCAGCCCATTTGCTTAAAAACATCTCTATACATTGATGAGTGTGAGGAGAGATACAAAAGGGGACTACCACTAAACTGGGGGTATGTTAGAGAAGGAGAAGCCTTGGTATCCTTTGTAAGCATAGTACGCGATCCGTGTGTAGTAAAACCCTGGGATGAACAGAAGACACCCGAGGACGATGAAGAAAATTCCTGGTTTCACCAAGCATCAAACAAAGAGAGAATCAATAATTCATTTACCTGAGAGCTCATCTCCCAAATCAAAATATAGGAAACTAGGAATGATAGTTTTTTAATGCAATAAATGACATTGACAAACAAGGAAAAATCATTTCACGCTTAGTATGATGAGCAGAGATACTTTGCCTTAACATATTTTGAGTATTCATGACCTTGCGGAGAGTTATTAAACACTTCAATTTAGAAAGTTTCTTGCTTCCCATCATGCACATAAGAGAAGCTTTTAGAATGAAATATCATCTACAAGTTCTTCTGAAACTATAGATatccaaatcaaatcaaatggcTATGAGAACATCTGTATTCATCCAGGAGCTAAGTAGGATCACTTgcaaactatatattatcttcaTCACCTAGATACATAATCAGAGGAACAAACGCTTCTGTAATCATCCAAATCCACTATAGATCTGCAGAAACCAAAGAGAGTAGTACAATGCCAAACTAAAACCAAATCACACATACACACGTAGCTCTAACAAGGAGCAGTTACAATCTATCTATTCTATCTATCTATCATCTTCATCACCTTAGATTCTTCTGATCATATAGATTCCTCAAATCCAAATACTAAACCAATCTTAGCTGAAATCGATTTAACTCTCCCAAACAAGCATTGAACAGCTATAACTGAGGGTAACGAAATCGCTAACCGTGGCCTCGATCACCGCCGACTCGATTGTACGCCATGAAGAAGCCGGATACGATTCCTAAGGCTCCGAACACGAGGAGAGCCACCGCGAGCGCGATCTCCTTTACCGGCGGCCGGTTGTTCACGGTGTATGACGTCTCGATCATCATGTCCTCGTCCGATATCGAGAACGCATGGTCCACGTACGCCATTCTCACAGCTCCGTGGATCGAGATCAATCGTATAAGATCTAGAAGAAACCAAAATGACTGTGAATCAATCAGCGTGACGCTCGAGACTGCTTCAGAAGTTTACGAGTGCAATTTCATTTCTCGTGAACTTCGTGCCGGATCTATTATCCAAACGCTAACTACGAGTcgttttgattcttttttttttcaataagaaaagaaagcAACAATATCAAGAGGAGAACTACGCGTCGTTATCTTAGCTTTTCTCCTCCGAAAACGGCATAACGTCCGCGTTCATTTTCACGAAACCAGTCACGGATAACATTATGTGAGTATCCAAACAGAGCAGACTCTTcactcttattcttcttcttcacgagTTAAGCTTAACAGTAGATCCAACGTGAGGATCCGAGTCGATGGCTCCGAGAACCGGCTCCACATCCACCGGATCCGCCATGTCAGAAACCTCCGTCGAATCCTCAATCGACCCTCTCTTCCACCTCCTCCGCACCATCCCCTTCTCCTTCCTCCGGCCGCCGCGTCTCCGCCTCAAGCTCCCTTCCTTCACACTCCCATCTCCGATGGCCGTCTTCTCCCTGATCCTCCTCACCTACTTCCTCGTCATCTCCGGATTCATCTACGACGTGATCGTCGAGCCTCCAGGCATCGGATCGACCCAGGACCCAGTCACGGGAGCGATCCGCCCCGTCGTGTTCATGTCGGGTCGGGTCAACGGGCAGTACATAATCGAGGGGCTCTCGTCGGGGTTCATGTTCGTGATGGGCGGGGTCGGGATCATAATGCTGGATCTGGCGCTGGATAAGAATCGAGCTAAGAGTGTTAAGGCTTCGTACGCTACGGCGGGAGTCTCGTCGATTGTGATTGGTTATGTGATGAGTATGCTGTTTATTAGGATTAAGATCCCTGGTTATCTTCATTAGATCAACTCTCTGTAGTTTAAAGATGGATACTTTTGGATAAAGATGTGAACTTTAAATGTGTGTTTTCTAAGCTTACGTTGTTTGGTAATGAGAGTTTTAGCTTTGAATTGAATGTTAGCTTCTCGATAGTGATGTTCATCTGCGTTGGTTATATCAATCTCATCGCTTAAACTTGTGTTGGTAACAAATAAAGTAGAGATTTTGAATGTTGGGTTTACTGGATATGGTGCATAGCTTCAGTTTTCTTCAACTCTATCTCTTGTGTGCTATGGTTCAACACTTCAGACTCATGATTCATTACGTGATTGCTCAGTTCTTTTGGTAGCCTTAGCATCCGGAAGGGATGTGAATACGTGAGAAGAGACTGTTATACTTATGTGATTTTAGTTACATAGATTTAAAATGGGGCAATTATCTAGATtagctatttttaagtttttgtcaccaaAATAGCTCTCAATGATTAgctcatttttattttcaattttttttttaaaatttttttttaaaatttgaaatcatatcccAAAATCTACTTAttaattctaaactctaaatctagattagttaaccataggataaaaatacgtttttaaattttaataagatttattttagtcatttttttgATCGagaactatttttgtgataaaaatgtaataaatagTTATTCTAAAGAATTTctctttaatttaaaataagaagTTTGAAATGTGAATGCGGTATATATACATACTCTTTATACATTCAGCGATGCCTTAAGTAAATGGTTGATATATTGAATGAATGTTcgcagttcaaaaaaaaaaaaaatgaatgaatgTTCTTTACTGCCTGCGTTATACTTATCTGCTGAAATAGGTTCTTGGAGAGAAGATACTCCGAGGTGAGATACCAGGGAACCTATTCGAAGCCAAGATATCAATGGGACGGTACTCAGGCATTATCAGCCCTTCTCTCTCTTCCCTAGTCCAAGCCCTTGATCTTCCATTGAACGTTCCATACTTCACCAGTTTACGGAACCCCCACGACTTCTTCTTCGGCGATGCGTTCACCAGCCTACCGTTCATCTTCTGGCTCAGATACTCCCTCACCGCCTGCAAGCTCTGCTCCACCACCTCTATCGGTGGGGACACGATCGGGTTTCCCTCAGCGCTCAGCTTCCTCAGCCGCCTCATGCATCCGATGGACTCGGGCAAGACCGTGATCTTGTTGTAGCTGATGTCTAGCTCAAGGAGGTTCATGAGAAGGCCGATGGAAGATGGGAGCGCGGTGAGGTACTGGAAGTTTTGGCTGACGTTGAGGATCTCGAGGTTGATGAGGTTCTCGAGGTCCTCGGGGAGGATCATTAGGCAGTTGAGACGAGCGTCGAGGACACGGAGGGAAGTGAGGTAGGTGATGGAGGTTGGTAGGGTGATGAGCTTGTTTGAGTTGACGCAGAGCTTCCTTAGGTTGGTTAGTTCTAACCCGATTGAGTCTGGTAGTCTAATCAGCTCGTTGAAGTTGGCGTTTAGTTCTTCGAGTGACCTGGAAAGAtccaaaacaaaagaagacaGATGATTTAGTCATATGTATATGAGTTGATGTGAATGTTTTGAGGGGTGTACCTGCAATTTTGAATAGTTTTGGGGAGGTAAACGAGAAAGTTGCCGGAGACATTAAGGATCTTGAGCTTAGAGAGACAACCAATGGAGTTTGGAAGAGCTTTGATCTGGTTTGAGTGAATATCTAATGATATCAAGTTAAGTAATCTCGCTGTTAGAGATTCTGGTATTTTCTGTTATCattcacaaacaaaaaaaacattagaaacTAATTTGATTGTTAATATGTATGTATGGACAATATTAACCTTGATATGATTGTTGGAGAGATCAAGCTTGCAAATAATTCCCA includes:
- the LOC106406966 gene encoding transmembrane protein 230 produces the protein MAYVDHAFSISDEDMMIETSYTVNNRPPVKEIALAVALLVFGALGIVSGFFMAYNRVGGDRGHGIFFIVLGCLLFIPGFYYTRIAYYAYKGYQGFSFSNIPPV
- the LOC106406965 gene encoding putative oligosaccharyltransferase complex subunit CG9662, whose amino-acid sequence is MAPRTGSTSTGSAMSETSVESSIDPLFHLLRTIPFSFLRPPRLRLKLPSFTLPSPMAVFSLILLTYFLVISGFIYDVIVEPPGIGSTQDPVTGAIRPVVFMSGRVNGQYIIEGLSSGFMFVMGGVGIIMLDLALDKNRAKSVKASYATAGVSSIVIGYVMSMLFIRIKIPGYLH
- the LOC106406964 gene encoding plant intracellular Ras-group-related LRR protein 7-like; this encodes MICEEAYQYQQLHAQNDHMMTMMMMDLSQSPLSSPILSNNTDNNEEERLEDVNLSCMALQSLPNHFLNLGIICKLDLSNNHIKKIPESLTARLLNLISLDIHSNQIKALPNSIGCLSKLKILNVSGNFLVYLPKTIQNCRSLEELNANFNELIRLPDSIGLELTNLRKLCVNSNKLITLPTSITYLTSLRVLDARLNCLMILPEDLENLINLEILNVSQNFQYLTALPSSIGLLMNLLELDISYNKITVLPESIGCMRRLRKLSAEGNPIVSPPIEVVEQSLQAVREYLSQKMNGRLVNASPKKKSWGFRKLVKYGTFNGRSRAWTREEREGLIMPEYRPIDILASNRFPGISPRSIFSPRTYFSR